A genomic window from Purpureocillium takamizusanense chromosome 2, complete sequence includes:
- a CDS encoding uncharacterized protein (COG:U~EggNog:ENOG503NY8P~TransMembrane:1 (i214-233o)) → MASSSTPATPLLYSCIAHKTTILAECTTSASSQTSSLASLILPKIEHNTPQKLTYTHGQHQIHYISEAPSEHPDHPAAGGLTFLVVADASLGRRVPFGFLFEIRNRFFSQFPEDSTDFSDLPNYGAGAFNGELKSLMVDYGTTSGGREDAIGNAKREIDDVRGIMTKNIESLLERGERLDLLVDKTDRLGGSAREFRVRSRGLKRQMWWKNVKLMALLALVLFLIVMAIVITVKN, encoded by the exons ATggcgtcttcctcgacgcctGCAACCCCTCTCCTATA ctcctGCATCGCGCACAAGACGACGATCCTCGCAGAATGCAcaacctcggcctcgtcgcagACCTCGTCCCTCGCCTCTCTCATCCTCCCTAAGATCGAACACAATACGCCTCAGAAACTGACTTACACGCACGGGCAACATCAAATTCACTACATTTCCGAGGCGCCATCGGAGCACCCCGATCACCCAGCGGCTGGGGGCCTGACGTTTCTGGTCGTTGCCGATGCCTCCCTGGGCCGTCGCGTGCCATTCGGCTTTCTCTTCGAAATACGCAATCGCTTCTTCTCACAGTTCCCCGAGGATAGTACCGACTTTTCTGACCTGCCAAACTACGGCGCAGGGGCGTTCAATGGCGAGCTCAAGAGTTTGATGGTCGACTATGGTACGACGAGCGGCGGACGCGAGGACGCGATCGGCAACGCAAAGCGCGAGATTGATGATGTTAGGGGCATCATGACGAAGAACATCGAAAGCCTGCTTGAGCGTGGGGAGAGGCTCGACCTGCTGGTGGACAAGACGGACCGGCTGGGAGGCAGCGCGCGGGAGTTCCGAGTGCGGAGCAGGGGCTTGAAGCGCCAGATGTGGTGGAAGAATGTCAAGTTGATGGCGCTTCTGGCCCTGGTATTGTTCCTGATTGTGATGGCCATTGTCATCACGGTCAAGAATTGA
- the UBA1_1 gene encoding E1 ubiquitin-activating enzyme (COG:O~BUSCO:EOG09260ERO~EggNog:ENOG503NURC), whose protein sequence is MAQDKKLPEVDLATRMQVDDSVVGTTEIDESLYSRQLYVLGHEAMKRMGASNVLVVGLKGLGVEIAKNIALAGVKSLTLYDPAPVQLADLSSQFFLTPADVGKPRDEVTAPRVAELNQYTPIKVHQSAGLDENLAQFDKYQVVVLTNSSISSQKAIADYCHAKGIYVVISNTFGLFGSIFCDFGDKFTVIDPTGETPLSGIVAGIDEEGLVSALDETRHGLEDGDYVTFTEVEGMEALNGCEPRKITVKGPYTFSIGDVTGLGQYQRGGQYQQVKMPKIINFKNFTSSLKEPEFVMSDFAKFDRPQQLHLGFQALEAFQVAEGRLPKPMDENDAAVVLGAAKKFAQEEKLEIELNEKLLKELSFQATGDLSPMAAFFGGITAQEILKAVSGKFQPIQQWLYFDSLESLPTSTKRSAELCKPIGSRYDGQIAVFGTEYQEKIANLKQFLVGAGAIGCEMLKNWAMMGLGTGPKGKIYVTDMDSIEKSNLNRQFLFRAADVGNMKSDCAARAVQRMNPDLQGHMVTFKDRVSADTEHIFNEEFWQSLDGVTNALDNVEARTYVDRRCVFFRKPLLESGTLGTKGNTQVVLPHLTESYSSSQDPPEKEFPMCTIRSFPNRIEHTIAWSKEYMFERCFVKAPQTVNLYLTQPNFLEATLKQGGNQKETLETIRNFLTTERPRTFEDCIAWARMLFETEFSNKIQQLLYNFPKDSETSSGTPFWSGPKRAPDALKFNPNNPTHFGFVVAAANLHAFNFNIKSPGTDKAIYLRELENVIVPDFTPDANVKIQADDKEPDPNANTNFDDSDELDKIIASIPSPNTLSGFQLQPVEFEKDDDTNHHIDFITACSNLRAENYKIEPADRHKTKFIAGKIIPAIATTTALVTGLVVLELYKVIDGKTDLEQYKNGFINLALPFFGFSEPIASPKVEYQGPDGKVTLDKIWDRFEVDNITLQELIDYFKAKGLSISMLSSGVSLLYASFFPPAKLKERYGMKLSKLVETISKKPIPSHQKEVIFEIVAEDMAEEDVEVPYIKVRVR, encoded by the exons ATGGCG CAGGACAAGAAGCTCCCCGAGGTCGACCTCGCGACCCGCATGCAGGTCGACGACTCCGTTGTCGGCACCACCGAGATCGATGAGTCCCTCTACAGCCGCCAGCTCTATGTCTTGGGCCACGAGGCCATGAAGCGCATGGGCGCGTccaacgtcctcgtcgtcggccttaAGGGCCTTGGTGTAGAGATTGCCAAGAACATCGCCCTAGCAGGCGTCAAGAGCTTGACACTTTACGACCCCGCGcccgtccagctcgccgacctgTCCTCCCAGTTCTTCCTCACTCCGGCCGACGTTGGCAAGCCTCGAGACGAGGTGACGGCCCCACGAGTCGCCGAACTCAACCAGTACACTCCCATCAAGGTTCATCAGTCAGCAGG GCTGGACGAGAATCTTGCACAATTTGACAAGTACCAGGTTGTCGTCCTGACAAACTCGTCCATCTCTTCCCAGAAGGCCATTGCCGACTACTGTCACGCCAAGGGCATTTATGTCGTCATTTCCAACACCTTCGGCCTCTTCGGCTCTATTTTCTGTGACTTTGGTGACAAGTTCACCGTCATCGACCCGACCGGCGAGACACCCCTGAGCGGCATCGTTGCTGGCATTGACGAAGAGGGTCTGGTCTCCGCGCTGGATGAGACTCGACATGGGCTGGAGGACGGCGACTATGTCACCTTTACCGAGGTGGAGGGTATGGAAGCGCTCAACGGTTGCGAGCCCCGCAAGATTACCGTCAAGGGCCCTTACACGTTCTCCATCGGCGATGTCACTGGGCTCGGACAATACCAGCGTGGCGGCCAGTACCAGCAAGTCAAGATGCCCAAGATCATCAACTTCAAGAACTTCACGAGCTCCCTCAAGGAGCCCGAGTTCGTCATGTCCGACTTTGCCAAGTTTGATAGGCCACAGCAGCTGCACCTTGGTTTTCAAGCCCTCGAGGCCTTCCAGGTTGCTGAGGGCCGTCTGCCGAAGCCGATGGATGAGAATGATGCCGCTGTGGTGCTGGGCGCTGCAAAGAAGTTCGCTCAGGAAGAGAAGCTTGAGATCGAGTTgaacgagaagctgctcaaggagctTAGTTTCCAGGCCACTGGCGACCTCAGCCCGATGGCGGCATTCTTTGGTGGCATCACCGCACAGGAGATCCTGAAGGCCGTGTCGGGCAAGTTCCAGCCCATCCAGCAGTGGCTTTACTTTGATTCATTGGAGTCGCTCCCCACATCCACCAAGCGCAGCGCTGAGCTCTGCAAGCCCATTGGCAGTCGCTACGACGGCCAGATTGCAGTTTTCGGAACGGAATACCAGGAGAAGATTGCTAATCTGAAGCAATTCCTCGTTGGCGCTGGTGCCATCGGCTGCGAGATGCTCAAGAATTGGGCCATGATGGGCCTCGGCACCGGTCCCAAGGGAAAGATTTACGTGACGGACATGGACTCTATCGAGAAGAGCAACCTCAACCGTCAATTCCTGTTCCGTGCCGCGGACGTCGGCAACATGAAGAGCGACTGTGCTGCACGCGCCGTTCAGCGTATGAACCCGGATCTGCAGGGTCACATGGTGACATTTAAAGACCGGGTGAGCGCAGACACCGAACATATCTTCAATGAGGAGTTCTGGCAGTCTCTTGATGGCGTCACAAACGCACTGGACAACGTGGAGGCGAGAACATATGTCGATCGACGCTGCGTCTTCTTCCGCAAGCCGCTGCTGGAGAGCGGCACCCTAGGCACCAAGGGCAACACTCAGGTCGTCTTGCCGCATTTGACTGAGTCGTATTCGTCGTCTCAGGATCCGCCAGAGAAGGAATTCCCGATGTGCACTATTCGGAGTTTCCCTAACAGGATCGAGCACACCATTGCTTGGTCCAAGGAGTACATGTTTGAGAGATGCTTCGTCAAGGCCCCGCAGACGGTAAACCTGTACCTGACGCAGCCCAACTTCCTGGAGGCAACTCTGAAGCAAGGTGGAAACCAAAAGGAAACGCTGGAGACGATTCGCAACTTCCTGACAACTGAGCGTCCTCGCACTTTCGAGGACTGCATTGCGTGGGCTCGGATGCTGTTTGAGACTGAGTTTTCCAACAAGATTCAGCAGCTGCTGTACAACTTCCCGAAGGATTCAGAAACGTCGAGCGGGACTCCCTTCTGGTCTGGCCCGAAGCGTGCGCCGGATGCCCTCAAGTTCAATCCCAACAACCCCACGCACTttggcttcgtcgtcgcggctGCCAACCTGCATGCCTTCAACTTCAACATCAAGTCGCCGGGCACGGACAAGGCAATCTATCTCCGAGAACTGGAGAATGTGATTGTCCCCGACTTTACGCCAGATGCGAATGTTAAGATTCAGGCCGATGACAAGGAACCC GATCCCAACGCCAACACCAACTTTGATGACAGCGATGAGCTGGACAAGATAATTGCCAGCATCCCGTCACCAAATACCCTGTCGGGATTCCAGCTTCAGCCTGTGGAGTTTGAGAAAGATGACGACACGAACCACCACATCGACTTCATCACGGCATGCAGCAACTTGCGAGCTGAGAATTACAAGATCGAACCGGCGGACCGCCACAAGACCAAGTTCATTGCTGGCAAGATCATTCCGGCAATTgctacgacgacggccctGGTGACGGGCCTGGTTGTGCTGGAGCTGTACAAGGTAATTGACGGCAAGACGGATCTCGAGCAGTACAAGAACGGCTTCATCAACTTGGCGCTGCCGTTCTTCGGCTTCAGCGAGCCGATTGCGAGCCCCAAGGTAGAGTACCAGGGTCCAGACGGCAAGGTGACGCTGGACAAGATTTGGGACCGCTTCGAGGTGGACAACATTACGCTCCAAGAACTCATTGACTACTTTAAGGCAAAGGGCCTGAGCATCAGCATGCTGAGCTCTGGTGTCAGTCTTTTGTACGCCAGCTTCTTTCCTccggccaagctcaaggaaCGGTATGGCATGAAGCTGAGCAAGCTGGTGGAGACGATTTCGAAGAAGCCGATCCCGTCTCACCAGAAGGAGGTCATATTCGAGATCGTGGCCGAGGAtatggccgaggaggacgtggAAGTACCGTATATCAAAGTGCGGGTGCGGTAA
- the SUV3 gene encoding RNA helicase (COG:A~EggNog:ENOG503NVKA~BUSCO:EOG092629FB), with product MKQLARTVAWRTGSQQRACRRVLSTTPTACWRPTKHESHASNVARPDPSKTSATTRLPKHAPKFASRSRADSVSQGHDPKARLRLDFSKKYTGRHGVFRSTVLHRLQLVLTELSSSPSSVPGIGEDELNRQATLFMNALDHAFLLAEQNVTRRDKNPLFWNLRDAFIMRDVKGLTKELKYSFQSFIVRQRFSKGLEDSQKQLLDLRFPHEWFPATRTLQRTIHIHVGPTNSGKTYNALKALENSKSGIYAGPLRLLATEVYQRLNAKGRPCALITGEEVRIPEDTDRYFSSCTVEMVPFNTRYDVAVIDEIQMLADADRGSAWTSALMGVQAPEVHVCGEERAVALVQALCASIGDKCVVHHYERLSPLVTMDKSIDGDYSKLQKGDAIVAFTRLSLHALKRNIEEYTGRRCAIIYGSLPPEVRVQQAALFNDPDNDYDFVVASDAIGMGLNLEIRRVVLESIFKFDGHQNRLLTYPEIKQIGGRAGRYRTALSAAKDGSGETEDIAEEKVGYVTTMDRADLRNVKRAFENRVSDIEAAYIQPPAGVVERFASYFPPDTPLSFLLMRIKAAATVGTRYRLNVSNEVLEIADIIQDLPLTIYDRLTFCYLPVTLRAEGAVDVLRALARVVAENTNGDLLSMKEFPLEVLDMGLDDFRGDAQDFLHKLESLHIAINQYMWLSYRYSGMFRSQALALHVRSLVEEKLIATLDQLDFTEEQLESRRKTERSRAQLRRSRKANVGDVQGDDASFEQESDDPPVTDWPVPGDDAQPQVVWERGSG from the exons atgaaACAATTGGCCCGAACAGTGGCATGGAGGACTGGCTCTCAGCAACGAGCCTGTCGCCGAGTCCTCTCCACAACCCCTACAGCATGCTGGCGTCCGACAAAGCATGAGTCTCACGCTTCAAACGTGGCAAGGCCAGATCCTTCGAAGACCTCTGCTACGACTCGATTACCGAAACACGCCCCGAAATTTGCTAGCCGGTCCCGAGCCGACTCC GTCAGCCAAGGGCATGATCCCAAGGCAAGATTAAGACTCGACTTTAGCAAGAAGTACACTGGTCGTCATGGCGTCTTCAGGTCGACGGTACTGCACCGGCTCCAGCTCGTGCTCACCGAActgtcatcatcaccatcttCGGTCCCTGGcattggcgaggacgagctgaaCAGACAGGCAACTCTCTTTATGAATGCTTTGGACCATGCCTTCCTTCTCGCTGAGCAGAATGTCACGCGGAGAGACAAGAACCCGCTCTTTTGGAACCTCAGGGACGCGTTCATCATGAGGGACGTCAAGGGCCTCACCAAAGAGCTCAAGTACTCGTTCCAGTCGTTTATCGTGCGGCAGCGCTTTTCAAAGGGTCTTGAAGACAGCCAGAAGCAACTACTGGATCTTCGCTTCCCACATGAGTGGTTTCCAGCTACGCGGACCCTGCAGCGGACGATTCACATCCACGTCGGCCCCACAAACTCTGGCAAAACCTACAATGCCCTCAAGGCTCTGGAGAATTCCAAGTCTGGCATCTATGCTGGCCCGTTACGGTTGCTGGCCACTGAGGTCTATCAACGTCTCAACGCGAAAGGCCGCCCCTGTGCTCTCATCACAGGCGAGGAAGTTCGCATCCCCGAGGACACGGACCGGTACTTCTCTAGTTGTACAGTGGAGATGGTGCCGTTCAACACGCGGTACgatgtcgccgtcatcgatGAGATCCAGATgcttgccgatgccgaccgAGGCTCCGCCTGGACCTCGGCGCTGATGGGCGTCCAGGCCCCAGAAGTTCACGTCTGCGGCGAAGAACGCGCGGTCGCGCTCGTCCAAGCGCTGTGTGCCAGTATCGGTGACAAATGCGTGGTCCACCATTATGAGCGCTTGAGCCCGCTCGTGACCATGGACAAGTCCATCGATGGCGATTACAGCAAACTGCAAAAGGGGGATGCCATTGTCGCGTTCACTCGATTATCTTTGCACGCCTTGAAGCGCAACATCGAGGAATACACCGGTAGACGCTGTGCCATCATCTACGgatcgctgccgcccgaaGTTCGCGTCCAACAGGCCGCGCTGTTCAATGACCCCGATAACGATTACGACTTCGTCGTTGCTAGCGACGCCATCGGTATGGGGCTAAATCTAGAGATCCGTCGCGTCGTTCTGGAGTCAATTTTCAAATTCGACGGACACCAAAACCGGCTTCTCACGTACCCCGAGATCAAGCAGATTGGTGGCAGGGCTGGAAGATATCGTACAGCGCTGTCCGCTGCGAAGGATGGCTCGGGAGAGACCGAGGACATTGCAGAGGAAAAGGTTGGCTATGTGACCACCATGGATCGCGCCGACCTTCGAAACGTCAAGCGCGCTTTTGAAAATAGGGTCAGCGACATTGAGGCAGCGTACATACAGCCTCCTGCCGGTGTCGTTGAGCGGTTTGCATCATACTTCCCGCCGGACACACCCCTCTCATTTCTCCTAATGCGgatcaaggccgccgcgacggtcGGGACACGGTACCGGCTCAACGTTAGCAACGAAGTTCTCGAGATTGCCGACATCATCCAGGATCTGCCGTTGACCATCTACGATCGCCTCACGTTCTGCTACCTTCCTGTGACgctccgcgccgagggcgccgtggaCGTGCTGCGAGCCCTCGCGCGGGTTGTCGCGGAAAATACCAACGGCGACCTCCTGTCCATGAAGGAGTTTCcgctcgaggtcctcgacatGGGGCTGGACGATTTCCGGGGCGATGCGCAGGACTTCCTCCACAAGCTCGAGTCGCTGCACATAGCCATCAATCAGTACATGTGGCTGTCCTATCGCTATTCGGGCATGTTCCGCAGCCAGGCGCTCGCGCTCCACGTGCGctccctcgtcgaggagaaACTCATCGCGAcgctcgaccagctcgaTTTCacggaggagcagctcgagagCAGGCGCAAGACGGAGCGCTCCCGAGCACAGTTGCGCAGGTCCAGGAAGGCCAACGTGGGCGACGTCCAGGGCGATGACGCATCTTTCGAGCAGGAGAGCGACGACCCGCCCGTCACGGACTGGCCGGTGCCCGGGGACGACGCGCAGCCGCAGGTCGTCTGGGAGCGCGGCAGCGGGTGA